A region of Lepeophtheirus salmonis chromosome 13, UVic_Lsal_1.4, whole genome shotgun sequence DNA encodes the following proteins:
- the LOC121127471 gene encoding adiponectin receptor protein, with product MEEDSALTTRRRLVKGFPSSKKKSFCRSRKMCNKLKNGRMRRKQQETSPQRRVREMLEEAPEILEDVLERLMSNSSAMVHHSVQGASDMVHSVAQRIRDWKVLHFTHLPAWMKDNEHLHFGHRPELQSFVECFRSIFRIHTETGNIWTHLIGFIAMTIVAVVFYKNPLCQACSLNIHIYDKLIFLCFFIGAIVCLFCSTLFHTLSCHSESISSLFSRLDYAGIAVLTVGSTIPWVYYGFYCEYYTKLTYMVAVIVVGILTVVLTMWEKFNLPDYRTYRAGTFIALGLISGVPCFHHVIYFGWRQAILEASVHCTIIMGALYITGAILYAARIPERFLPGKCDIWFQSHQFFHLLVVAAAFVHYRGISEMAIFRLTKGNNQCQPSTPSLVFE from the coding sequence ATGGAAGAAGACAGCGCATTGACGACTCGCCGCCGCTTAGTAAAGGGCTTTCCGAGTTccaaaaagaaatcattttgtCGTTCGAGGAAAATGTGTAACAAACTCAAGAATGGTCGAATGAGAAGGAAGCAGCAAGAGACTTCGCCCCAAAGAAGGGTGCGTGAAATGCTGGAGGAAGCACCTGAGATTTTGGAAGATGTTTTGGAGAGACTTATGAGCAATTCTTCAGCCATGGTCCATCACTCCGTCCAAGGTGCTTCTGATATGGTTCATTCTGTGGCTCAGCGTATACGTGATTGGAAGGTTCTACATTTCACTCACTTGCCAGCTTGGATGAAGGATAACGAACACTTACATTTTGGGCACCGTCCTGAATTGCAAAGTTTTGTAGAATGTTTTCGTTCTATTTTTAGAATTCACACAGAAACAGGAAATATATGGACACATCTCATTGGATTTATCGCCATGACAATCGTGGCTgttgttttctataaaaatcccTTGTGCCAAGCTTGCTCCCTTAATATTCATATCTACGACAAGCTCATTTTTCTTTGCTTCTTCATTGGGGccattgtttgtttattttgttctaCATTGTTTCATACACTGAGCTGTCACTCAGAGTCTATTTCCAGTCTCTTTTCTCGGTTAGACTATGCAGGAATAGCTGTCCTTACTGTGGGATCAACAATTCCTTGGgtttattatggattttattgTGAATACTATACAAAGCTCACGTATATGGTTGCTGTCATTGTCGTAGGGATTTTAACAGTGGTTCTCACTATGTGGGAAAAATTCAACCTTCCAGATTATCGTACGTATAGAGCTGGTACTTTCATTGCATTAGGTCTAATCTCTGGTGTACCCTGCTTTCATCACGTTATATATTTTGGGTGGCGCCAAGCCATTCTTGAAGCTTCTGTTCATTGTACTATAATAATGGGAGCTCTCTATATAACTGGAGCAATTCTCTATGCTGCAAGAATCCCTGAGAGATTCCTTCCTGGAAAATGTGATATCTGGTTTCAAAGTCATCAATTTTTTCACTTGCTTGTGGTAGCAGCTGCCTTTGTTCACTATAGAGGCATATCAGAAATGGCCATCTTTCGATTAACAAAGGGAAATAATCAGTGCCAGCCCTCAACTCCTTCATTAGtctttgagtaa